The Primulina eburnea isolate SZY01 chromosome 8, ASM2296580v1, whole genome shotgun sequence genome contains a region encoding:
- the LOC140839086 gene encoding cytokinin riboside 5'-monophosphate phosphoribohydrolase LOG3-like, which yields MSTSTVSKIKNICVFCGFSAGKDSIYEEVAENLGITLAKKKIHLVYGGGEVGLMGKVAKAAHAGGSEVLGIIPITLANLTGPTIGEEMKVDNMYERITQMIEHSDAFIALPGGFGIYFISFAKDVSFCYK from the exons ATGTCAACGTCCACGGTAAGTAAaatcaaaaatatttgtgtattttgtggattTAGTGCAGGAAAAGATTCAATTTATGAAGAAGTAGCAGAAAATCTTGGAATAACACTTGCTAAAAAAAAGATTCATTTGGTATATGGTGGTGGTGAAGTTGGCCTCATGGGAAAAGTTGCAAAAGCTGCGCATGCAGGTGGAAGTGAAGTTTTAGGCATTATTCCGATTACCTTAGCCAATCTTACAGGACCAACAATAGGAGAAGAAATGAAAGTGGACAACATGTATGAACGAattactcaaatgattgaacattCAGATGCTTTCATTGCTTTGCCAGGAGGTTTCG GGATTTATTTCATTAGCTTCGCGAAGGATGTTAGTTTCTGCTACAAGTGA